Proteins encoded together in one Thermoplasmata archaeon window:
- a CDS encoding helix-turn-helix domain-containing protein: MPINPDRVRKLMDHGLTEYQARVYLTLLDLGTATASQVPPMSKVPRTRIYSTMQQLHEKGLVQILPETPLRYKAVPFASYLRTLADDLRSRATQLDAGLDSLAKEFAISARQEPESRGRFEAIYGRKNVRERLLKMYDSSTREVIGIGTTKSPGRILGAFTPNLVEKSKQGVRLKYAFCFTPENREDVRTLLRHAEVRHIDFMMPVYMHVFDGAEFLMSHPIPDDDSSYRGDDIAIWTDDPAIANAMSEMSERIWELGTPAAEMLGGSRGAKRAVLTTS; the protein is encoded by the coding sequence GTGCCCATCAACCCGGATCGCGTCCGGAAGCTCATGGACCACGGCCTCACGGAGTATCAGGCCCGTGTCTACTTGACGCTCCTCGACCTCGGCACGGCGACCGCGAGCCAGGTGCCGCCGATGTCGAAGGTCCCCCGGACGCGCATCTATTCGACGATGCAGCAGCTCCATGAGAAAGGACTCGTCCAGATCCTCCCGGAGACGCCGCTGCGCTACAAGGCAGTCCCATTCGCGTCGTACCTACGGACCCTTGCGGACGACCTGCGGTCCCGCGCGACCCAGCTCGACGCCGGGCTCGACTCGCTCGCGAAGGAGTTCGCGATCAGCGCGCGGCAGGAGCCGGAGTCCCGCGGACGGTTCGAGGCAATCTACGGCCGGAAGAACGTGCGCGAGCGGCTGCTGAAGATGTACGACTCCTCGACGCGCGAGGTGATCGGCATCGGGACGACGAAGAGCCCCGGGCGCATCCTCGGCGCCTTCACGCCGAACCTCGTCGAGAAATCAAAGCAGGGCGTCCGCTTGAAGTACGCATTCTGCTTCACGCCGGAGAACCGCGAGGACGTGCGGACTCTCCTGCGCCATGCGGAGGTCCGGCACATCGATTTCATGATGCCTGTGTACATGCACGTCTTCGACGGTGCCGAGTTCCTCATGAGCCACCCGATCCCGGACGACGATTCCTCGTACCGGGGCGACGACATCGCGATCTGGACGGACGATCCGGCGATCGCCAATGCGATGTCCGAGATGTCCGAACGGATCTGGGAGCTGGGCACGCCGGCCGCCGAGATGCTCGGCGGCTCGCGAGGCGCGAAGCGCGCCGTCCTCACGACGAGTTGA